The Streptomyces kanamyceticus genome window below encodes:
- a CDS encoding lysylphosphatidylglycerol synthase domain-containing protein: MHPDEKAGTSASESHLDTGERALKTEKTEKNQTEQAEQAEQTEQQADHGADCIEGDAAHTDRVERDEPLLAARVHRPSDLMRLLVGVLAIAVLLAIAAFAHGTTSGLEQDIDKGTEQAPDLLIKVAGLVASIGVLLVPVAFAIERLVKRDGLRIADGVLAAVLAHGVTLATDLWVAKAAPGSIQDALTKPSPADIHAFTDPVHGYLAPVIAYMTAVGMSRRPRWRLVLFVILLLDAFTMLVTGYTTPFSIILTVLIGWAVAYGTLYAVGSPNVRPTGQTLLAGLRHVGFHPVSAAREESPDSEHGDRGRRYFVTLEDGPPLDVTVIDREQQAQGFFYRVWRRLTLRGITQRRSLQSLRQALEQEALLAYAAIAAGANAPKLIATSELGPDAVMLVYEHTGGRSLDSLPDDAVTDELLRDTWRQVQALQSRRIAHRRLAGDAILVDRSGTVILTDLRGGEIAAGDLVLRMDIAQLLTAVGLRVGAERTVASAVEVLGPDAVADCLPLLQPIALTRATRATLRKLARERSQRERDAVLEASRTAKQGARAHVADDEQTGKQAQKQEKQAAKQERQAEKQAIDDALEQAREEDLLTQIRHQVLLIRPTAPVEPAQLERIRPRTLMSFIAGAIGAYFLLSQLTHVEFGTLFQQAQWGWVAAAVGFSALSYFAAAMSLLGFVPERVPFLRTVAAQVAGSFVKIVAPAAVGGVALNTRFLQRSGVRSGLAVASVGASQLFGLGSHIMLLLVFGYLTGTEKTPSFTPSRTVIAGLLSVAVLVLVVTAIPFLRKFVVTRVRSLFAGVVPRMLDVLQRPQKLLTGLGGMLLLTFLFVLCLDASVRAFGSDEMTNLSLASVAVVFLAGNALGSAAPTPGGVGAVEATLTLGLIAVGVPRDVAAPAVLLYRLLTLWLPVLPGWLFFNHLTRKGLL, translated from the coding sequence GTGCATCCCGATGAGAAAGCGGGCACCTCTGCGTCCGAGTCACACCTGGACACCGGTGAGCGCGCCCTGAAGACCGAGAAGACCGAGAAGAACCAGACCGAGCAGGCCGAGCAGGCCGAGCAGACGGAGCAGCAGGCCGACCACGGCGCCGACTGCATCGAGGGCGACGCCGCGCACACCGACCGCGTGGAGCGCGACGAACCGCTCCTCGCCGCGCGCGTGCACCGCCCCTCCGACCTCATGCGGCTGCTCGTCGGCGTCCTGGCCATCGCCGTACTCCTCGCGATCGCCGCGTTCGCGCACGGCACGACGTCCGGGCTCGAACAGGACATCGACAAGGGCACCGAGCAGGCACCCGACCTGCTGATCAAGGTGGCGGGGCTCGTCGCGAGCATCGGGGTCCTCCTCGTCCCCGTCGCCTTCGCCATCGAGCGCCTCGTCAAACGCGACGGACTGCGCATCGCCGACGGGGTGCTCGCCGCCGTCCTGGCCCACGGCGTGACGCTGGCCACCGATCTCTGGGTCGCGAAGGCCGCCCCCGGCTCCATCCAGGACGCGCTCACCAAGCCGTCCCCCGCCGACATCCACGCGTTCACCGATCCGGTGCACGGCTATCTCGCGCCCGTCATCGCGTACATGACGGCCGTCGGCATGTCCCGCAGGCCGCGCTGGCGCCTCGTCCTGTTCGTGATTCTGCTGCTCGACGCCTTCACCATGCTGGTCACCGGCTATACGACGCCGTTCTCGATCATCCTGACGGTGCTGATCGGCTGGGCCGTGGCCTACGGAACGCTCTACGCGGTCGGCTCGCCGAACGTGCGGCCCACCGGGCAGACCCTGCTCGCGGGCCTGCGGCACGTCGGCTTCCATCCCGTGAGCGCCGCGCGCGAGGAGTCCCCCGACAGCGAGCACGGCGACCGGGGGCGCCGCTATTTCGTCACGTTGGAGGACGGCCCTCCGCTCGATGTCACGGTCATCGACCGCGAGCAGCAGGCGCAGGGCTTCTTCTACCGCGTGTGGCGCAGGCTCACGCTGCGCGGGATCACCCAGCGGCGCAGCCTGCAGTCGCTGCGCCAGGCGCTGGAGCAGGAGGCCCTGCTCGCGTACGCGGCGATCGCGGCAGGGGCCAACGCGCCCAAGCTGATCGCCACCTCCGAGCTCGGCCCGGACGCGGTGATGCTCGTCTACGAGCACACGGGCGGCCGGTCCCTGGACTCCCTGCCCGACGATGCCGTCACCGACGAGCTGCTGCGCGACACCTGGCGGCAGGTGCAGGCGCTGCAGTCCCGCAGGATCGCGCACCGCAGGCTCGCGGGAGACGCGATTCTGGTGGATCGTTCCGGCACGGTGATCCTCACCGATCTGCGCGGCGGTGAGATCGCCGCCGGCGACCTGGTGCTGCGCATGGACATCGCCCAGCTCCTGACCGCCGTCGGCCTGCGCGTGGGCGCCGAGCGCACGGTGGCGTCGGCCGTCGAGGTCCTCGGTCCCGACGCGGTGGCCGACTGTCTGCCGCTGCTGCAGCCGATCGCCCTCACCCGCGCCACCCGCGCCACCCTGCGCAAGCTGGCCCGCGAGCGCTCCCAGCGCGAGCGTGACGCGGTCCTCGAGGCGTCCCGCACGGCCAAACAGGGCGCACGCGCGCACGTGGCCGACGACGAGCAGACGGGCAAGCAGGCCCAGAAGCAGGAGAAGCAGGCCGCCAAGCAGGAGCGGCAGGCCGAGAAGCAGGCCATAGACGACGCCCTTGAGCAGGCCCGCGAGGAGGATCTGCTCACCCAGATCCGTCACCAGGTGCTGCTGATCCGCCCGACCGCGCCGGTCGAGCCCGCGCAGCTCGAGCGGATCAGGCCGCGCACGCTGATGAGTTTCATCGCCGGTGCCATCGGCGCGTACTTCCTGTTGTCGCAGCTCACGCACGTCGAGTTCGGCACGCTCTTCCAGCAGGCGCAGTGGGGCTGGGTGGCCGCCGCGGTGGGCTTCTCCGCGCTGAGCTACTTCGCCGCCGCGATGAGCCTGCTCGGCTTCGTGCCGGAGCGGGTGCCGTTCCTGCGGACGGTGGCGGCGCAGGTCGCCGGGTCGTTCGTGAAGATCGTGGCGCCCGCCGCGGTCGGCGGTGTCGCGCTCAACACGCGCTTCCTGCAGCGCTCCGGAGTGCGGTCGGGGCTCGCGGTGGCGAGCGTGGGGGCCTCGCAGCTCTTCGGGCTCGGCTCGCACATCATGCTGCTGCTCGTCTTCGGCTATCTGACCGGTACGGAGAAGACGCCGTCGTTCACGCCGTCCCGCACCGTCATCGCCGGTCTCCTCTCGGTCGCGGTGCTCGTCCTCGTGGTGACCGCGATCCCGTTCCTGCGGAAATTCGTCGTCACGCGCGTGCGCTCGCTCTTCGCCGGTGTCGTGCCACGCATGCTGGACGTACTGCAGCGGCCGCAGAAGCTGCTCACCGGCCTCGGCGGCATGCTGCTGCTCACGTTCCTCTTCGTGCTCTGTCTCGACGCCTCGGTCAGGGCGTTCGGCAGCGACGAGATGACGAACCTGAGTCTGGCGAGCGTCGCGGTGGTCTTCCTCGCCGGCAACGCGCTGGGCTCCGCGGCGCCGACTCCCGGCGGTGTGGGCGCGGTCGAGGCGACGCTGACGCTCGGTCTGATCGCGGTGGGTGTGCCCCGGGACGTGGCCGCGCCCGCGGTGCTGCTCTATCGACTTCTTACGCTGTGGCTGCCGGTGCTTCCGGGGTGGCTGTTCTTCAACCACCTCACAAGGAAGGGGCTGCTTTAG
- a CDS encoding YwiC-like family protein has translation MAKKKRGVLRTWLPNQHGAWAMLAVPFAAGVFLPDGPGQGPRWAHLPLFAAWLTGYIAAFHVQQWLRLRRISRNPRAPRRHVRPALGSTALCAACGVPLLFGYPWLLLAAACAAPFVALNTWYARRNRERALLNGLAAVVPACGMLLVTLRMGGGDLTDGWRPALACLLFFVGTVPYVKTMIRERGSRAYYGASVTYHALAVPAAYALNPWLAVPFAAYLARAALLPGKGVKVPVVGAVEVVGAALLLTALLLLF, from the coding sequence ATGGCCAAGAAGAAGAGGGGCGTGCTCCGCACCTGGCTGCCGAATCAGCACGGCGCGTGGGCGATGCTCGCGGTGCCCTTCGCGGCGGGCGTCTTCCTCCCCGACGGACCGGGGCAGGGCCCCCGGTGGGCCCATCTGCCGCTCTTCGCCGCCTGGTTGACGGGGTACATCGCCGCCTTCCACGTACAGCAGTGGCTCAGGCTGCGCCGCATCTCCCGCAACCCGCGCGCCCCGCGCCGTCACGTGCGCCCCGCCCTGGGCTCGACGGCGCTCTGCGCGGCCTGCGGAGTGCCCCTCCTGTTCGGCTACCCGTGGCTGCTGCTCGCGGCGGCCTGCGCGGCCCCCTTCGTGGCGCTCAACACCTGGTACGCCCGGCGGAACAGGGAACGGGCGCTCCTCAACGGCCTGGCGGCCGTGGTCCCCGCCTGCGGCATGCTCCTGGTGACCCTGCGGATGGGCGGCGGCGACCTCACCGACGGCTGGCGCCCCGCCCTGGCCTGCCTGCTCTTCTTCGTCGGGACGGTGCCGTACGTGAAGACGATGATCCGCGAGCGCGGCTCACGCGCCTACTACGGGGCGTCGGTGACCTACCACGCGCTCGCGGTGCCCGCCGCGTACGCGCTGAACCCCTGGCTCGCGGTCCCGTTCGCGGCCTACCTGGCCCGCGCGGCACTCCTGCCCGGCAAGGGCGTGAAGGTGCCGGTGGTCGGCGCGGTGGAGGTCGTCGGGGCCGCACTGCTCCTGACGGCACTCCTGCTGCTGTTCTGA
- a CDS encoding nitrate reductase subunit alpha, which translates to MTLQQRKDVAETLVKAGSFFSRTAETSDDLHRVQHIGGRDGEAFYRDRWSHDKVVYSTHGVNCTGSCRWKVYVKDGIITWETQATDYPSVGPDRPEYEPRGCPRGASFSWYTYSPTRVRYPHVRGTLLEMYREAKSRLKDPVLAWADIQADPARRRKYQQARGKGGLVRATWDEAVEIVAAAHVHTIKEHGPDRVAGFSPIPAMSMASHAAGARFHSLIGAPMLSFYDWYADLPVASPQVFGDQTDVPESGDWWDAAYLMMWGSNVPVTRTPDAHWMTEARYRGQKVVTVSPDFADNTKFADEWMHPHPGTDGALALAMGHVILKEFFVDRQTPFFEDYVRRYTDLPFLVTLDETEKGLVPHKFLTAADLGEETENARWKTVLIDDASGEPTVPGGTLGHRWGESETPDWNLDLGDTVPRLTLHGEGAESAEILLPRFEDDADGVIRRGVPVRRIGGRLVTTVLDLMLAQYGVPRAGLPGEWPDSYEDASQPGTPAWQETLTSVPAAQATRVAREFAETAEASQGRCMILMGAGTNHWFHSETIYRTFLALLTLTGCQGRNGGGWGHYVGQEKCRPVTGWATLASASDWARPPRHMIGAGWFYLHTDQWRYDTLPAESLASPLGEGRFEGMSGADCLAASARMGWMPSYPTFDRNPLDLGEADDPVASTVRELKEGTLGFAGEDPDAPGNWPRVLNVWRANLLGSSSKGNEYFLKHLLGTHSNLPEDGPRCAPRDVKWHADDVEGKLDLLLCLDFRMTSTTLLSDVVLPAATWYEKHDLSSTDMHPFLHAFTPAVDPPWQARTDYDAFHAVARRFGELAGEHLGVRRDLVATALQHDTPGGEMAQPGGVALDWSKGECEPVPGRTMYNLAVVERDYGAVGEKFAALGPLVDGLGVTTKAVTFDVAEEIAYLKEKNGTVRGGVADGRPRLDTAQRACEAILSLSGTSNGRLATQGFKTLEKRVGTDLAHLAAEAEGKRITFADTQARPVPVITSPEWSGSESGGRRYTAFTVNTEHLKPWHTLTGRQHFFIDHDWIHEVGEALPVYKPPLNMHRLYGEPELGSRTDGREVAVRFLTPHNKWAIHSMYQDNLYMMSLGRGGQTVWMSPQDAEAIGVRDNEWIEAVNRNGVITARAIVSHKMPPGTVYMNHAQERTVGVPKTQKTGRRGGIHNSLTRIMLKPTHLVGGYAQLTWAFNYLGPTGNQRDEVTVIRRRSQTVSY; encoded by the coding sequence GTGACGTTGCAGCAGAGAAAAGACGTCGCGGAGACGCTCGTGAAGGCCGGGAGTTTCTTTTCCCGTACCGCTGAGACGTCCGATGATCTGCACCGGGTGCAGCACATCGGGGGCCGGGACGGCGAAGCCTTCTACCGGGACCGCTGGAGCCACGACAAGGTCGTCTATTCCACGCACGGCGTGAATTGCACGGGATCGTGCCGTTGGAAGGTGTACGTCAAGGACGGCATCATCACCTGGGAGACGCAGGCCACGGACTATCCGTCCGTCGGACCCGACCGTCCCGAATACGAACCCCGGGGATGTCCGCGCGGCGCCTCTTTCTCCTGGTACACGTATTCGCCGACACGCGTGCGCTATCCCCATGTGCGCGGCACGCTTCTGGAGATGTACCGGGAGGCGAAGTCCCGGCTGAAGGACCCGGTGCTCGCCTGGGCGGACATCCAGGCCGATCCGGCGCGCCGCAGGAAGTACCAGCAGGCCCGCGGCAAGGGCGGTCTGGTACGGGCGACGTGGGACGAGGCCGTCGAGATCGTCGCGGCCGCGCACGTCCACACCATCAAGGAGCACGGCCCCGACCGGGTCGCGGGCTTCTCCCCCATTCCCGCGATGTCCATGGCGTCGCATGCCGCGGGCGCGCGTTTCCATTCCCTCATCGGCGCCCCGATGCTCTCCTTCTACGACTGGTACGCGGATCTTCCGGTGGCTTCGCCGCAGGTGTTCGGAGACCAGACCGACGTGCCGGAATCGGGCGACTGGTGGGACGCCGCGTATTTGATGATGTGGGGCTCCAACGTTCCGGTGACGCGGACGCCGGACGCGCACTGGATGACCGAGGCACGCTATCGGGGGCAGAAGGTCGTCACCGTTTCGCCGGACTTCGCGGACAACACGAAATTCGCGGACGAGTGGATGCACCCGCATCCCGGCACGGACGGCGCGCTGGCCCTCGCCATGGGCCACGTCATCCTCAAGGAATTCTTCGTCGACCGGCAGACGCCGTTCTTCGAGGACTATGTACGCCGTTATACGGATCTCCCTTTCCTGGTCACTCTCGACGAGACCGAAAAGGGCCTCGTACCGCACAAGTTCCTCACCGCGGCCGACCTCGGCGAGGAGACGGAGAACGCGCGGTGGAAGACCGTCCTGATCGACGACGCGAGCGGCGAGCCGACGGTGCCGGGCGGCACGCTCGGCCACCGCTGGGGCGAGTCGGAGACCCCCGACTGGAATCTCGACCTCGGCGACACCGTGCCCCGGCTCACGCTGCACGGGGAGGGCGCCGAGAGCGCGGAGATCCTGCTGCCCCGCTTCGAGGACGACGCGGACGGCGTCATCCGCCGGGGAGTGCCGGTGCGCCGGATCGGCGGCCGTCTGGTCACCACCGTCCTGGACCTGATGCTCGCCCAGTACGGCGTCCCGCGCGCGGGGCTGCCCGGTGAGTGGCCCGACTCCTACGAAGACGCCTCCCAGCCCGGCACGCCCGCCTGGCAGGAGACGCTCACCTCGGTACCGGCGGCGCAGGCCACGCGCGTGGCGCGGGAGTTCGCCGAGACCGCCGAGGCGTCGCAGGGCCGCTGCATGATCCTGATGGGCGCGGGCACCAACCACTGGTTCCACTCCGAGACCATCTACCGGACCTTCCTCGCGCTGCTCACGCTCACCGGCTGCCAGGGGCGCAACGGCGGCGGATGGGGTCACTACGTAGGGCAGGAGAAGTGCCGCCCGGTGACCGGCTGGGCGACGCTCGCGAGCGCGTCCGACTGGGCGCGGCCGCCCCGGCACATGATCGGCGCGGGCTGGTTCTACCTCCACACCGACCAGTGGCGCTACGACACGCTGCCCGCCGAGTCCCTCGCTTCGCCGCTCGGCGAAGGCCGCTTCGAGGGGATGTCCGGCGCCGACTGCCTGGCCGCGTCGGCGCGGATGGGCTGGATGCCGTCCTACCCGACCTTCGACCGCAATCCGCTGGATCTCGGCGAGGCCGACGACCCGGTGGCGAGCACCGTCCGCGAACTCAAGGAGGGCACGCTGGGCTTCGCGGGCGAGGATCCCGACGCGCCGGGCAACTGGCCGCGCGTGCTCAACGTATGGCGGGCCAACCTGCTCGGCTCGTCCTCCAAGGGCAACGAGTACTTCCTGAAGCATCTGCTCGGCACCCACTCCAACCTGCCCGAGGACGGGCCGCGTTGCGCGCCGCGCGATGTGAAGTGGCACGCCGACGACGTCGAGGGCAAGCTCGATCTGCTGCTCTGCCTCGACTTCCGGATGACGTCCACGACGCTGCTCTCCGATGTCGTCCTGCCTGCCGCCACCTGGTACGAGAAGCACGATCTGTCGTCCACCGACATGCATCCCTTCCTGCACGCCTTCACACCGGCCGTGGACCCGCCCTGGCAGGCGCGCACCGACTACGACGCGTTCCACGCGGTGGCCCGGCGCTTCGGCGAACTCGCGGGCGAGCACCTGGGCGTACGCCGCGATCTGGTCGCCACGGCGCTGCAGCACGACACTCCGGGCGGCGAGATGGCCCAGCCCGGCGGGGTCGCCCTCGACTGGTCGAAGGGCGAGTGCGAGCCGGTCCCGGGGCGCACCATGTACAACCTCGCCGTCGTGGAGCGCGACTACGGAGCGGTCGGGGAGAAGTTCGCGGCGCTCGGCCCGCTGGTCGACGGGCTCGGGGTCACCACGAAGGCGGTCACCTTCGACGTCGCGGAGGAAATCGCGTACTTGAAGGAGAAGAACGGCACGGTGCGCGGCGGCGTCGCGGACGGCAGGCCGCGTCTGGACACCGCGCAGCGGGCCTGCGAGGCGATCCTGTCGCTCTCCGGGACCTCCAACGGCCGCCTGGCCACTCAGGGCTTCAAGACCCTGGAGAAGCGCGTCGGGACGGATCTGGCGCACCTGGCGGCCGAGGCGGAGGGCAAGCGCATCACGTTCGCGGACACCCAGGCCCGCCCGGTGCCGGTCATCACGTCTCCGGAGTGGTCGGGCAGCGAGTCGGGCGGGCGCCGCTACACCGCGTTCACCGTCAACACCGAGCACCTGAAGCCCTGGCACACGCTCACCGGGCGGCAGCACTTCTTCATCGACCACGACTGGATCCACGAGGTCGGCGAGGCGCTGCCCGTCTACAAGCCGCCGCTGAACATGCACCGCCTCTACGGAGAGCCCGAGTTGGGATCTCGAACGGACGGCCGTGAGGTCGCGGTGCGCTTCTTGACCCCGCACAACAAGTGGGCGATCCACTCCATGTACCAGGACAACCTCTACATGATGTCGCTGGGGCGCGGCGGGCAGACCGTGTGGATGTCGCCGCAGGACGCGGAGGCCATCGGCGTCCGCGACAACGAGTGGATCGAGGCCGTGAACCGCAACGGCGTCATCACCGCCCGCGCGATCGTCTCGCACAAGATGCCGCCCGGCACGGTCTACATGAACCACGCGCAGGAGCGCACGGTCGGCGTCCCGAAGACGCAGAAGACGGGCCGCCGGGGCGGCATCCACAACTCGCTCACCCGGATCATGCTCAAGCCCACCCATCTGGTCGGCGGCTACGCCCAGTTGACCTGGGCCTTCAACTACCTCGGCCCGACCGGCAACCAGCGCGACGAGGTGACGGTCATCCGCCGCCGCTCGCAGACCGTGTCCTACTAG
- the narH gene encoding nitrate reductase subunit beta, giving the protein MRVMAQVAMVMNLDKCIGCHTCSVTCKQAWTNRKGTEYVWFNNVETLPGQGYPRRWEDQERWRGGWERTRSGRLRLRAGGRLKRLGQIFANPELPELSDYYQPWTYEYKNLTDAPAGDDMPVAKPVAQVTGEPIGTIEWGPNWDDNLGGAPEHAPKDPLVEKIRDEVGEKIRFEFEQSFMFYLPRLCEHCLNPACVSSCPSGAMYKRVEDGIVLVDQDQCRGWRMCVTGCPYKKVYFNHSTGKAEKCTFCFPRVEAGLPTICSETCVGRMRYLGVMLYDADKVAQAAAVEDEHDLYPAQLECFLDPHDPAVAAAARASGITDEWLDAARRSPVYDLIRTYQVALPLHPEYRTMPMVWYVPPLSPVVEAVAAAGRDGEDAGNLFGAIDALRIPVEYLAALLTAGDTYAVDAVLRRMAAMRAYMRRVNLGQERDESIATAVGLTGQEMEDMFRLLAIAKYEDRYVIPTAARTEADALADAHPFEDAAGGCPVADAPDGASGERVLLNLSPTRRSA; this is encoded by the coding sequence ATGCGCGTGATGGCCCAAGTAGCCATGGTCATGAACCTCGACAAGTGCATCGGCTGCCACACCTGTTCGGTCACCTGCAAGCAGGCGTGGACCAACCGCAAAGGCACCGAGTACGTCTGGTTCAACAACGTCGAGACGCTCCCGGGACAGGGCTATCCGCGCCGCTGGGAGGACCAGGAGCGGTGGCGCGGCGGCTGGGAGCGGACCAGGTCGGGGCGGCTGCGGCTGCGGGCCGGAGGGCGCCTCAAGCGGCTCGGCCAGATCTTCGCCAACCCCGAACTGCCGGAGCTCTCGGACTACTACCAGCCCTGGACGTACGAGTACAAGAACCTCACCGACGCCCCGGCCGGTGACGACATGCCGGTCGCCAAGCCGGTCGCCCAGGTCACCGGCGAGCCCATCGGCACCATCGAGTGGGGCCCGAACTGGGACGACAACCTCGGCGGCGCCCCCGAGCACGCGCCCAAGGACCCGCTGGTCGAGAAGATCCGCGACGAGGTCGGCGAGAAGATCCGCTTCGAGTTCGAGCAGAGCTTCATGTTCTACCTGCCGCGGCTCTGCGAGCACTGCCTGAACCCCGCGTGCGTCTCCTCGTGCCCCTCCGGAGCGATGTACAAGCGCGTGGAGGACGGCATCGTCCTGGTCGACCAGGACCAGTGCAGGGGCTGGCGGATGTGCGTGACCGGCTGCCCGTACAAGAAGGTCTACTTCAACCACTCCACCGGCAAGGCCGAGAAGTGCACGTTCTGCTTCCCGCGCGTGGAGGCCGGGCTGCCGACGATCTGCTCCGAGACGTGCGTGGGGCGCATGCGCTACCTCGGCGTGATGCTGTACGACGCCGACAAGGTGGCGCAGGCCGCCGCGGTCGAGGACGAACACGACCTCTACCCGGCCCAGTTGGAGTGCTTCCTCGATCCGCACGACCCTGCGGTCGCGGCCGCCGCGCGCGCGTCCGGCATCACCGACGAGTGGCTCGACGCGGCCCGCCGCTCCCCCGTGTACGACCTGATCAGGACGTACCAGGTGGCGCTGCCGCTGCACCCGGAGTACCGCACGATGCCGATGGTCTGGTACGTGCCGCCGCTCTCCCCGGTGGTCGAGGCGGTCGCCGCGGCCGGCCGGGACGGCGAGGACGCGGGCAACCTGTTCGGCGCCATCGACGCGCTGCGGATCCCGGTGGAGTACCTCGCCGCGCTCCTCACGGCGGGCGACACCTACGCCGTGGACGCGGTGCTGCGCCGGATGGCCGCCATGCGCGCGTACATGCGCCGCGTCAACCTCGGCCAGGAGCGCGACGAGTCCATCGCCACGGCGGTCGGCCTGACCGGGCAGGAGATGGAGGACATGTTCCGTCTCCTCGCGATCGCCAAGTACGAGGACAGGTACGTGATTCCGACCGCGGCCCGCACCGAAGCGGACGCCCTCGCGGACGCGCACCCCTTCGAGGACGCCGCCGGAGGATGTCCGGTGGCCGACGCCCCGGACGGCGCCTCCGGAGAGCGCGTCCTGCTCAACCTCAGCCCCACCCGGAGGAGCGCATGA
- the narJ gene encoding nitrate reductase molybdenum cofactor assembly chaperone — translation MTPDALVRLVAGRLLQYPDERLYADLDLLHEAVDQPALREFIAHARGQRPLDLAAHYTDVFDTRNRRCLYLTWWSDGDTRNRGLSLVRVKRVYREHGLEFASEELPDFLPVLLEFAAREEAAGTALLEEHRAGLELLRLAVTDVGTPYARVLEAVCGTLPGPSPKTRAEAKALARSGPPRETVGLEPFGPGVELPWPTVPERTPA, via the coding sequence ATGACCCCCGACGCCCTCGTCCGGCTCGTCGCGGGGCGGCTCCTCCAGTACCCCGACGAGCGCCTCTACGCGGATCTGGACCTGCTCCACGAAGCGGTGGACCAGCCCGCCCTGCGGGAATTCATCGCCCACGCGCGTGGGCAACGGCCGCTGGACCTCGCCGCGCACTACACGGACGTCTTCGACACCCGTAACCGCCGCTGCCTCTACCTCACCTGGTGGTCCGACGGCGACACCCGCAACCGCGGGCTCTCCCTGGTGCGCGTCAAGCGGGTCTACCGCGAGCACGGCCTGGAGTTCGCCTCCGAGGAGCTCCCCGACTTCCTGCCCGTCCTCCTCGAGTTCGCCGCGCGCGAAGAGGCCGCGGGCACCGCCCTGCTGGAGGAGCACCGCGCCGGACTCGAACTCCTCCGCCTGGCCGTCACCGACGTCGGCACGCCCTACGCGCGCGTGCTCGAAGCGGTCTGCGGGACGCTCCCGGGGCCCTCTCCGAAGACGCGGGCCGAGGCGAAGGCGCTCGCCCGCAGCGGGCCGCCGCGCGAGACCGTCGGGCTCGAACCCTTCGGCCCCGGAGTCGAACTCCCCTGGCCCACCGTCCCGGAAAGGACCCCGGCGTAA
- the narI gene encoding respiratory nitrate reductase subunit gamma encodes MDLLLWGVMPYVAVTLLIAGLVWRARYDRFGWTTHSSQLHESRLLRIGSPLFHFGMAFVVLGHVVGLLIPDSWTDAVGVSDHAYHLMAVSTGAVAGLAAAAGIGILVYRRLRVPAVRKATLRSDHVMYTVLLGAMLLGLIATVLNSSGVVDYNYREGISVWFRSLFTLQPDYHLMGAAPLAFKLHIVFGFALFALIPFSRLAHIVSAPFKYLFRPYVVYRGRDPRQLAGRKPKRGWERVS; translated from the coding sequence ATGGACCTCCTCCTGTGGGGCGTCATGCCCTACGTCGCCGTCACGCTCCTCATCGCGGGCCTGGTGTGGCGGGCGCGCTACGACCGGTTCGGCTGGACCACGCACTCCTCGCAGCTGCACGAGTCGCGCCTGCTGCGGATCGGCTCGCCGCTCTTCCACTTCGGGATGGCGTTCGTGGTGCTCGGCCACGTCGTCGGGCTGCTGATCCCGGACAGCTGGACGGACGCGGTGGGCGTCAGCGACCACGCGTACCACCTGATGGCGGTCTCCACGGGAGCCGTCGCCGGGCTCGCCGCGGCCGCGGGCATCGGCATCCTCGTCTACCGGCGCCTACGGGTGCCCGCCGTACGAAAGGCCACGCTCCGTAGCGACCACGTGATGTACACGGTCCTGCTGGGCGCGATGCTGCTCGGCCTGATCGCGACCGTCCTGAACTCCTCCGGAGTGGTCGACTACAACTACCGCGAGGGCATCTCCGTGTGGTTCCGGAGCCTGTTCACGCTCCAGCCCGACTACCACCTGATGGGCGCGGCGCCGCTCGCCTTCAAGCTGCACATCGTCTTCGGCTTCGCGCTGTTCGCGCTGATCCCCTTCTCACGGCTCGCGCACATCGTCAGCGCCCCCTTCAAGTACCTCTTCAGGCCGTACGTCGTCTACCGCGGCCGCGACCCCCGCCAGCTCGCGGGGCGCAAGCCCAAGCGCGGCTGGGAGCGCGTCTCATGA